The sequence below is a genomic window from Paenibacillus silvisoli.
GAGGCGCATGATCAAAGTCATGTCGATCAGCGGCGCTATTCTACTGCTGCTCGGCGCGGCGGGGATCGGCTGGCTGCTGCTGACGCCATCCGGCAGCGAGTTTCGCTATTTGATGGCGGATACGCTCATAACGACGCAGCACCGGCATTGGGCGAAATATATTATCGGGCAGCGTCAGCTGGACGCCCGCGTGGAGGCCTACCAGCAGCGGTTCAACGCGATGGGGGAGGAACGGGATACGCACGAGATTCATCCGGAGCCGCAGCCGGTCATGGCTCCCGTTTCATCCTCCGCTGAGGAGCAGGAGCAGCCGGTCGTTAAGCCGCTGGTGGAGATTGAAGAAATTTCCGGTTCAGGGTACAGCGGCTATGTCATGACGGTCAACGATCCGACCAAAATCCGCATCGGCGTTCCGGAGAAGAAGGGGCGGGGCGAGCGCGTACGCAGCATGGTGGAACGGACCGGGGCCATCGCCGGCGTCAATGGCGGCGGATTCGCCGATCCGAATTGGCAGGGCAACGGCTTCCAGCCGATCGGCATCGTCATGTCCGGCGGCAAGCTGTTCTATAATGACCTGGGCAAGTCGAGATCGACCCAGGTTGTCGGAATCGACGGCAACGGCAAAATGGTCGCCGGCCGCTACACGGTCGAAGAGCTGCAGCAAATGGGCGTTCAGGAGG
It includes:
- a CDS encoding phosphodiester glycosidase family protein, producing the protein MIKVMSISGAILLLLGAAGIGWLLLTPSGSEFRYLMADTLITTQHRHWAKYIIGQRQLDARVEAYQQRFNAMGEERDTHEIHPEPQPVMAPVSSSAEEQEQPVVKPLVEIEEISGSGYSGYVMTVNDPTKIRIGVPEKKGRGERVRSMVERTGAIAGVNGGGFADPNWQGNGFQPIGIVMSGGKLFYNDLGKSRSTQVVGIDGNGKMVAGRYTVEELQQMGVQEAVTFQPRIIVNGKGLIRNAADGWGIAPRTAMGQREDGAILFVVIDGRQPGHSIGANLYDVQQIMLDRGAVIAANLDGGSSTVLVKDDQVLNKPSTKSSEGRYLPTAFLVFEHPEQAQIANVWEGLKASDIDPGKW